The following coding sequences are from one Shewanella eurypsychrophilus window:
- a CDS encoding flavocytochrome c, giving the protein MIKKTILASAIVALVMGCSVKESDQLTKTEGSAFGKHGEILVQTETKNGQLLDISILKQNENKVLAASVFTEMKDAMIANNSTQVDGISGATVTSSAFKEAVESSLAAAGVTLIAGLAKSNDKPQLLIDSEQNFDVVIIGSGGAGFSAAITAKNAGASVVIIEKMPTVGGNSLITGGQMNVPGNWVQKKMGIEDSIELFVKDTLKGGDYLGSPEMVQILAEQALPAALWLRDYIKVDFYQDQLFQFGGHSVKRALIPRNHTGAEWISKFMAKTDELQIPIHTRTTATALIKDQNGRVIGVEAEKNGQVITYYAKRGVIMATGGFGANVEMRTKYVPELDNRYGTTNARGIMGDGIVMAEKLNAGTHNMESIQTYPICHIDTGVISLIADSRFFGAIVVNKEGNRFVEELERRDVISRAILAQTEQQAYVLWGGEIEDIAGVVGVHKDEFGELNRKGMMFKADSIEELAGKFGIDEKALMAQVGRVNQFATAGDDKEFNHRGGLKTIMKPPFYMLVAKPSVHHTMGGLVTDTHTRVLDTQGKVIAGLFAAGEVTGMTHGSNRLGGNAITDITVFGRIAGKEAAAQ; this is encoded by the coding sequence GTGATTAAAAAAACAATACTCGCCAGTGCCATTGTGGCATTGGTTATGGGCTGCTCAGTAAAAGAGAGCGATCAGTTAACTAAGACTGAAGGTTCGGCATTCGGTAAGCATGGAGAAATACTGGTTCAGACCGAGACTAAAAATGGTCAGTTGCTTGATATCAGTATTCTTAAGCAGAACGAAAATAAGGTATTGGCCGCATCGGTATTTACCGAAATGAAAGATGCGATGATTGCCAATAACAGTACCCAAGTTGATGGGATCAGTGGCGCTACAGTTACAAGTAGTGCATTTAAAGAAGCTGTTGAAAGCTCTTTGGCAGCCGCAGGTGTCACCTTGATAGCAGGCTTGGCCAAGAGTAATGATAAGCCACAATTGCTGATTGATAGTGAACAGAACTTCGATGTGGTGATCATCGGCTCAGGTGGCGCGGGTTTCAGTGCGGCGATAACGGCAAAAAATGCCGGTGCTAGTGTGGTGATTATCGAGAAGATGCCAACGGTTGGTGGTAACAGTTTGATCACTGGTGGTCAGATGAACGTGCCGGGTAACTGGGTTCAGAAGAAGATGGGCATCGAAGACAGTATCGAACTGTTTGTTAAAGATACCCTTAAAGGTGGCGACTATCTGGGTAGCCCTGAGATGGTACAGATTTTGGCCGAGCAGGCTCTTCCTGCAGCGCTGTGGCTTAGAGATTATATCAAGGTCGACTTTTACCAAGATCAATTGTTTCAATTTGGCGGTCACAGCGTTAAGCGTGCCTTGATCCCTCGTAACCATACAGGCGCCGAATGGATCAGCAAGTTTATGGCTAAAACCGATGAGCTGCAGATCCCGATCCATACTCGTACTACAGCCACTGCGTTGATTAAAGATCAGAACGGACGCGTCATCGGTGTTGAAGCAGAAAAGAATGGCCAGGTGATCACATATTACGCCAAGCGTGGCGTGATCATGGCTACTGGCGGTTTTGGTGCAAACGTTGAAATGCGTACTAAATATGTACCAGAGCTGGATAACCGTTATGGCACCACCAATGCTCGCGGAATTATGGGTGACGGTATCGTGATGGCTGAGAAGCTTAATGCTGGCACGCATAACATGGAGTCTATTCAGACTTACCCTATCTGTCATATCGATACTGGGGTGATCTCTTTGATCGCCGATTCACGTTTTTTTGGCGCAATCGTTGTCAACAAAGAGGGTAACCGATTTGTTGAAGAGCTGGAACGTCGTGATGTGATCAGTCGTGCAATCTTAGCCCAGACTGAGCAGCAAGCTTATGTTCTATGGGGCGGCGAGATTGAGGATATTGCCGGTGTTGTCGGTGTTCATAAAGATGAGTTTGGTGAGCTAAACCGTAAGGGCATGATGTTTAAGGCTGATTCAATCGAAGAGCTTGCGGGCAAGTTTGGTATCGATGAAAAGGCACTGATGGCTCAGGTTGGCCGTGTTAATCAGTTTGCAACAGCGGGTGATGATAAAGAGTTTAACCATCGTGGTGGGCTCAAGACTATTATGAAGCCTCCTTTCTATATGCTGGTTGCTAAGCCATCAGTTCATCACACTATGGGTGGCTTGGTCACCGATACTCACACTCGTGTGCTAGATACCCAAGGTAAAGTTATAGCAGGCTTGTTTGCTGCAGGTGAAGTTACCGGTATGACTCATGGTTCTAACCGCTTAGGTGGCAATGCCATTACCGATATTACTGTGTTTGGCCGTATCGCAGGTAAAGAAGCGGCAGCACAATAA
- a CDS encoding outer membrane protein OmpK, whose translation MKKQILTALSIFLVAPAISATSVDVGYKAYTSDTKDDNGGAYDQPFVKLTHFNKADWGTLLAYIKLENPGEINDAQNDKDGKLTVKSLIIVDKQISDSKYNYWMQNFLVSNRTVMEDNLYLGVTTNRKYGGLFLNAGVGVNYSAASLAPTGAHFDGISGYAAVINARYPFSAMGLKHSLSVNYEGQFDRDEEHMSTLGYASYGHQIITTLKTSMTESFYTKLHMTHFDSWGATPNDGIEYGVAVGFSF comes from the coding sequence GGTCGCACCTGCTATCTCTGCAACCTCAGTTGATGTTGGATATAAAGCTTATACCTCAGACACTAAGGATGATAATGGCGGCGCTTACGATCAACCTTTCGTTAAATTAACTCATTTCAATAAAGCGGATTGGGGAACGCTGCTTGCGTATATTAAATTAGAAAACCCTGGAGAGATAAATGATGCCCAGAATGATAAGGATGGCAAGCTAACTGTTAAATCTTTAATTATTGTCGATAAGCAGATCTCTGATTCTAAATATAATTATTGGATGCAAAACTTTCTGGTCTCTAACCGAACCGTGATGGAGGACAACCTATATTTGGGTGTAACCACCAATCGTAAGTATGGCGGTCTCTTTCTTAATGCGGGCGTGGGTGTCAATTACTCAGCCGCAAGCTTAGCGCCAACCGGAGCACATTTCGATGGGATCAGTGGCTATGCCGCGGTGATCAATGCCCGCTACCCTTTCTCAGCGATGGGGCTCAAGCACTCTCTATCTGTTAACTATGAAGGGCAATTTGATCGTGATGAGGAGCATATGAGTACCTTAGGTTACGCCAGTTATGGTCATCAAATTATCACGACGTTGAAGACAAGTATGACCGAGTCTTTCTATACCAAATTACATATGACACATTTCGACAGCTGGGGCGCAACGCCTAATGATGGCATCGAATATGGCGTTGCGGTTGGCTTTAGCTTCTAG